In Chengkuizengella sediminis, a single window of DNA contains:
- a CDS encoding SidA/IucD/PvdA family monooxygenase codes for MIEDKKELYENSEIYDVVGIGFGPSNLALAIAIEESEKKLSSLFFESQKCFAWHGDMLMENMQLQVSFLKDLVTLRNPQSYYSFLNYLKVKNRLNDFINLRDFYPTRIEYNDYFCWAAEQFSNQVRYQTKVVSLEPYVQDDEYSIKYTKVVVENMEDGSINEVLAKNVIVATGGVPNTPAHINLDSKHIIHTKQFLHKLKNNYPDQNQPYEFVVVGSGQSAAEIFNYLIDHYKNAKIKSVMKQFAFKQSDDSPFVNEIFHNEITDFVYNLPTDQRNSFIKNYQDTNYSVVDVDLIKEIYKKVYIQKVADQHRFKILPFMELKTLVETEQGVRGRFLNREGGYEELKADAYFLATGYKRKIPSILNNIFTYLEKDETGNLKVERSHRVLSKDRFSPSIYVQGFNEKTHGLSDTLLSIIPFRVEDILEDIIHRMGEKDTHEDYMLAQK; via the coding sequence GTGATAGAGGATAAAAAAGAACTTTATGAGAATAGTGAAATTTATGATGTTGTAGGGATAGGATTTGGTCCTTCAAATCTGGCCCTAGCAATAGCAATAGAAGAATCTGAAAAGAAACTTTCAAGTTTGTTTTTTGAATCCCAAAAATGTTTTGCATGGCATGGAGACATGTTGATGGAAAACATGCAACTTCAAGTCTCATTTCTTAAAGATTTAGTGACATTAAGAAACCCGCAAAGTTATTATTCTTTTTTAAATTATTTAAAAGTTAAAAATCGACTTAACGATTTTATTAATTTAAGAGATTTTTATCCTACTAGAATAGAGTACAACGATTATTTTTGCTGGGCAGCTGAGCAATTTTCTAATCAAGTAAGGTATCAAACAAAAGTTGTATCTTTAGAACCATACGTTCAAGATGATGAATATTCCATAAAGTATACCAAAGTAGTTGTAGAAAATATGGAGGATGGTTCTATTAACGAAGTATTAGCTAAAAATGTGATCGTTGCCACAGGTGGAGTACCAAATACGCCAGCTCATATCAATTTAGATTCAAAACATATCATTCACACGAAACAATTTTTACATAAGTTAAAGAATAATTATCCGGATCAAAACCAACCCTATGAATTTGTTGTGGTGGGTTCAGGTCAAAGCGCTGCAGAAATCTTTAATTATCTGATTGATCATTATAAAAATGCAAAGATTAAATCAGTCATGAAACAATTTGCGTTTAAACAATCGGATGATAGTCCATTTGTAAATGAGATCTTTCATAATGAGATCACAGATTTTGTATACAATTTGCCGACGGATCAAAGAAATTCTTTCATTAAAAATTATCAAGATACGAATTATTCAGTGGTAGATGTGGATCTAATTAAAGAAATTTATAAAAAAGTATATATTCAAAAGGTCGCTGATCAACACAGATTTAAAATATTGCCGTTTATGGAACTTAAAACATTGGTTGAAACAGAACAAGGTGTAAGAGGTCGGTTTTTAAATAGAGAAGGTGGATATGAGGAATTGAAAGCAGACGCATATTTTTTAGCTACAGGTTATAAAAGAAAAATTCCATCAATACTTAACAATATTTTTACTTATTTAGAAAAAGATGAAACAGGAAACTTAAAAGTTGAGAGGAGTCACAGAGTGTTATCAAAGGATCGTTTCTCTCCATCCATTTATGTTCAAGGGTTTAATGAAAAAACGCACGGTTTAAGCGATACACTATTGTCAATCATCCCATTTAGAGTAGAGGATATTTTAGAAGATATTATACATAGAATGGGAGAAAAAGATACACATGAAGATTATATGTTAGCACAAAAATAA